Proteins co-encoded in one Arthrobacter sp. ERGS1:01 genomic window:
- a CDS encoding XdhC family protein — MREVMKDLAAAVEAGQTVGLGTVVRTFRSAPRPAGASMMVDADGRAVGSVSGGCVEGALYELATEVAGDGTPVLQRYGISDNDAFEVGLTCGGILDVFVEPISAATFPQLPAVAADVAAGRPVSVVTVIEHPDPAWLGRHLVVRPDGYDGTLGSARADQAVGDDVQGLLAAGRNTTLMYGPDGERRGDGMRVFVASFAPQPRMLVFGAIDFAAAVAVQGSFLGYRVTVCDARAVFATAARFPVADEVVVEWPHRYLQAQIDAGLVDSRTVICVLTHDPKFDVPLLEVALRHDVAYVGAMGSQRTHHDRLERLREAGVGEAELGRLSSPIGLDLGSRTPEETAVSIAAEIIALRWGGQGGRLSALGVRIHHEPLTDAANAEENATGTL; from the coding sequence ATGCGTGAGGTCATGAAGGATCTGGCGGCCGCGGTGGAGGCCGGGCAGACGGTGGGCTTGGGCACCGTGGTGCGCACGTTCCGGTCCGCGCCGCGGCCAGCCGGTGCGTCCATGATGGTCGACGCCGACGGCCGGGCCGTGGGGTCGGTCTCCGGCGGCTGCGTGGAGGGAGCCCTGTACGAGCTGGCCACCGAAGTGGCCGGGGACGGAACCCCCGTGCTGCAGCGGTACGGCATCAGCGACAACGACGCCTTCGAGGTGGGGTTGACCTGCGGGGGCATCCTGGACGTGTTCGTGGAACCCATCTCCGCAGCCACGTTCCCCCAACTGCCGGCGGTGGCAGCCGATGTGGCCGCCGGCCGGCCGGTGTCGGTCGTGACGGTCATCGAGCACCCTGACCCCGCGTGGCTGGGCCGGCACCTGGTGGTCCGCCCGGACGGATACGACGGAACCCTGGGCAGCGCCCGGGCCGACCAGGCCGTGGGCGACGACGTCCAGGGGCTGCTGGCCGCCGGACGCAACACCACGCTGATGTACGGGCCCGACGGCGAGCGCCGCGGTGACGGGATGCGCGTTTTCGTGGCCAGTTTTGCCCCTCAGCCTCGCATGCTCGTCTTTGGTGCCATCGACTTTGCCGCGGCCGTGGCCGTGCAGGGCAGCTTCCTGGGCTACCGGGTCACGGTGTGCGATGCCCGGGCCGTCTTTGCCACGGCCGCCCGCTTCCCGGTGGCCGATGAGGTGGTGGTGGAATGGCCGCACCGCTACCTGCAGGCGCAGATTGACGCCGGCCTGGTGGATTCGCGCACCGTCATCTGTGTGCTCACGCACGATCCGAAGTTCGACGTGCCGTTGTTGGAGGTGGCGTTGCGCCACGACGTGGCCTATGTGGGGGCCATGGGATCCCAGCGCACCCACCATGACCGGCTGGAACGGTTGCGCGAGGCCGGGGTGGGCGAGGCCGAACTGGGCCGGCTTTCGAGCCCGATCGGCCTTGACCTGGGCTCCCGCACTCCGGAGGAGACGGCGGTGTCGATCGCTGCCGAAATCATTGCGCTGCGGTGGGGCGGGCAGGGCGGGCGGCTGAGCGCCCTGGGGGTGCGCATTCACCACGAGCCGCTCACCGACGCCGCAAATGCGGAGGAAAACGCCACTGGGACGCTCTAA
- a CDS encoding vWA domain-containing protein — translation MDTAGHTADHTAEEFLLAFAATVRAAGVKVTADRSRSFVQAVGMLDLGRRMDVFWAGRATLCTAPEDLAPYQRAFEAWFTPIHSTAARAPGTAASVRQASLEDDAGATAGTETLRAVASRTELLRHRDVATLEDADRALLNQLFENLDVHLPTRPGRRRRLNRHGDVDRVRTLREQLRRGGEPGPLRRAKAPRRNRRLVWLIDVSGSMSPYADSLLRLAHRVIAAAPTQVEVFTLGTRLTRVSGALRVADAEHALALAGRTVPDWSGGTRLGEVLRAFNDRWGQRAVARGAVVVICSDGWERGDPALLGRQVERLHHLARTIIWSNPHRGKDGYEPVQQGIKAILAHVDYFVGGHSLKSFEELLDVVAHA, via the coding sequence GTGGACACGGCAGGCCACACGGCAGACCACACCGCAGAGGAATTCCTGCTGGCCTTCGCCGCCACGGTCCGCGCGGCCGGGGTGAAGGTGACGGCCGACCGCTCCCGCAGCTTCGTCCAGGCAGTGGGCATGCTGGACCTGGGCCGGCGCATGGACGTCTTCTGGGCCGGGCGAGCCACCCTGTGCACAGCGCCCGAGGACCTGGCCCCCTACCAGCGCGCCTTCGAGGCCTGGTTCACCCCTATCCACTCCACCGCCGCACGTGCGCCCGGCACGGCCGCATCGGTGCGCCAGGCATCACTGGAGGACGACGCCGGCGCCACCGCGGGCACGGAAACCCTGCGCGCAGTCGCCAGCCGGACGGAGCTGTTGCGCCACCGCGACGTGGCCACGCTCGAGGACGCCGACAGGGCCCTGCTGAACCAGCTGTTCGAAAACCTTGACGTGCACCTGCCCACGCGGCCCGGTCGGCGCCGCCGGCTGAACCGGCACGGCGACGTGGACCGCGTCCGCACCCTCCGCGAACAGCTGCGCCGCGGCGGCGAACCGGGGCCCCTCCGACGGGCAAAGGCCCCGCGTAGGAACCGCCGGCTCGTCTGGCTCATCGACGTCTCCGGGTCCATGTCCCCCTACGCCGACAGCCTGCTCCGGCTGGCCCACCGCGTCATCGCGGCGGCCCCGACGCAGGTGGAGGTGTTCACCCTGGGCACCCGGCTGACCCGGGTGAGCGGGGCCCTGCGGGTGGCCGACGCCGAACACGCGCTGGCGCTCGCAGGCCGCACCGTCCCCGACTGGTCCGGCGGCACCCGGCTGGGCGAGGTCCTGCGGGCGTTCAACGACAGGTGGGGGCAGCGGGCTGTGGCGCGCGGCGCCGTCGTCGTTATTTGCAGTGACGGCTGGGAGCGGGGCGATCCGGCCCTGCTGGGGCGGCAGGTGGAGCGCCTGCACCACCTGGCCCGGACCATCATCTGGTCCAACCCGCACCGGGGCAAGGACGGCTACGAACCGGTGCAGCAGGGAATCAAGGCCATCCTTGCGCACGTTGACTATTTTGTAGGGGGTCATTCCCTGAAGAGTTTCGAGGAGTTGTTGGACGTGGTGGCACATGCGTGA
- a CDS encoding (2Fe-2S)-binding protein, whose translation MASSISITVDVDGVSYTDDVEPRLLLVQYLRERLGKTGTLIGCDTTNCGACTVHLDGVSVKSCTMFAVQADGHTVTTIEGMAQNGKLSPLQEAFHQCHALQCGFCTPGMIMQSASLLAENPHPTEDEIRDGLEGNLCRCTGYQNIVAAVKSVADGVEYGDSGVSATIEDTRTGALS comes from the coding sequence ATGGCGAGTTCCATATCCATCACCGTCGACGTTGACGGGGTCAGTTACACGGACGACGTCGAGCCCCGGCTCCTGCTGGTCCAGTACCTTCGGGAGCGGCTGGGCAAGACCGGGACCCTGATCGGCTGCGACACCACCAACTGCGGAGCGTGCACCGTCCACCTGGACGGGGTCAGCGTGAAATCCTGCACCATGTTTGCCGTGCAGGCGGACGGGCACACGGTCACCACCATCGAGGGCATGGCGCAGAACGGCAAACTATCCCCCCTACAGGAAGCCTTCCACCAGTGCCATGCGCTGCAATGCGGTTTCTGCACCCCCGGGATGATCATGCAATCGGCATCCCTGCTGGCGGAGAACCCGCACCCCACGGAGGATGAAATCCGGGACGGCCTGGAAGGCAACCTGTGCCGGTGCACCGGCTACCAAAACATCGTGGCCGCCGTGAAGAGCGTGGCGGACGGCGTCGAATACGGCGACTCGGGCGTATCGGCCACCATTGAGGATACCCGGACGGGAGCACTGTCATGA
- a CDS encoding xanthine dehydrogenase family protein molybdopterin-binding subunit produces MTTTTEAAGTGRAEVGKARLRKEDNHLITGRSRFTDNMVLPGMLHLALVRSPYAHARITAIDVSEALASPGVITVLTGADVAGEQGSLPNAWPITPDQKAPAHPAIAVDEVAFAGEVVACIVGRTAAAARDAVELVDVSYDELPVVLDLEEAATDAVLAHTSLESNRSATWVFDSGEAGTGKPIADALAGAEVLIERTFHQQRLIPAFMEPRSTVVDPTGEQIIMWSATQVPHILRLMLALTLGIPESKVRVIAPDVGGGFGGKLQVTPEEIITVLAARHTGKPCKYTETRSESLQAAHHGRAQVQRLRLSATREGIVTGLDVNLLADMGAYLGLVTSGVPILGAFMFNSIYKFPAYRFECTNVFTNKAWTDAYRGAGRPEATFAIERLMDELAVELGMDPLELREKNWIKHEEFPFTTVCGLEYDSGNYEAATAKALELFDYDGLRAEQAQRRAANDPVQLGIGISTFTEMCGLAPSRVLGALSYGAGGWEHAQVRVLPTGNIEVVTGSSAHGQGHETAWSQLVADKLGVPFENVEVLHGDTQISQRGLDTYGSRSLVVGGMAVLAAADKVIDKAKVVAAHLMEASEDDIEFSAGAFTVKGTDRSTSLGEIALATFAAHNLPDGFEPNLDSDATFDPVSFSFPHGTHLAAMEVDTETGAVHIRKYVCVDDIGVVVNPLIVEGQVHGGLAQGIAQALYEEAVYDDAGTLVTGSFVDYLVPSAPDLPHYITGRTETPSTTNQLGAKGVGEAGTIASTPAIVNGVLDAVRHLGVKDILMPCSPSRVWRALEEAKTAGTNTTGGVQ; encoded by the coding sequence ATGACCACCACGACGGAGGCGGCCGGTACCGGCAGGGCCGAGGTCGGCAAGGCCCGGCTGCGCAAGGAGGACAACCACCTGATCACGGGGCGTTCCCGGTTCACCGACAACATGGTCCTGCCGGGCATGCTGCACCTGGCCCTGGTGCGCAGCCCGTACGCCCACGCCAGGATCACGGCCATCGACGTGTCCGAGGCCCTGGCCTCCCCCGGAGTCATCACCGTATTGACCGGCGCCGACGTCGCCGGCGAGCAAGGCAGCCTGCCCAACGCCTGGCCCATCACCCCTGACCAAAAGGCGCCCGCCCACCCGGCCATTGCCGTCGACGAGGTTGCGTTTGCCGGCGAGGTGGTGGCCTGCATCGTCGGGCGCACGGCGGCAGCCGCGCGGGACGCCGTCGAACTTGTGGATGTCAGCTATGACGAGCTGCCCGTGGTCCTGGACCTCGAGGAGGCCGCGACCGACGCGGTACTGGCGCACACCTCCCTTGAGTCGAACCGCTCCGCGACGTGGGTGTTCGATTCCGGCGAGGCCGGCACGGGCAAGCCCATCGCCGACGCCCTGGCCGGCGCCGAGGTGCTCATTGAGCGCACCTTCCACCAACAACGCCTCATCCCGGCGTTCATGGAGCCGCGCTCCACCGTGGTTGATCCGACGGGCGAACAAATCATCATGTGGTCTGCCACCCAGGTCCCGCACATCCTGCGCCTCATGCTGGCTCTGACCCTAGGCATCCCGGAAAGCAAGGTCCGGGTGATCGCCCCTGACGTGGGCGGCGGCTTTGGTGGCAAGCTCCAGGTCACGCCCGAGGAGATCATCACGGTCCTGGCCGCCCGGCACACCGGCAAACCGTGCAAGTACACCGAGACCCGCAGCGAGTCCCTGCAGGCGGCCCACCACGGCCGGGCGCAGGTGCAGCGGCTGCGGCTTTCGGCCACCCGCGAGGGCATCGTCACCGGCCTGGACGTGAACCTGCTGGCGGATATGGGCGCCTACCTGGGCCTTGTCACCTCCGGCGTGCCCATCCTGGGCGCGTTCATGTTCAACTCCATCTACAAGTTCCCGGCGTACCGCTTTGAGTGCACCAATGTGTTCACGAACAAGGCCTGGACCGACGCGTACCGGGGTGCCGGACGCCCCGAGGCGACCTTCGCGATCGAGCGTCTCATGGACGAACTCGCCGTAGAGCTGGGCATGGACCCGTTGGAACTGCGGGAGAAGAACTGGATCAAGCACGAGGAGTTCCCGTTCACCACGGTGTGTGGGCTCGAATATGACTCCGGAAACTACGAGGCCGCCACCGCGAAGGCCTTGGAGCTCTTCGACTATGACGGGCTGCGCGCCGAGCAGGCGCAGCGGCGGGCCGCCAACGATCCCGTCCAGCTGGGCATCGGCATTTCCACGTTCACGGAAATGTGCGGCCTGGCCCCCTCCCGGGTGCTGGGCGCGCTTAGCTACGGCGCCGGCGGCTGGGAACACGCCCAGGTCCGGGTGCTGCCCACCGGCAACATCGAGGTCGTGACGGGTTCATCGGCCCACGGCCAGGGGCATGAGACGGCCTGGAGCCAGCTCGTGGCCGACAAGCTGGGGGTGCCGTTCGAGAACGTCGAGGTACTCCACGGCGACACGCAGATCTCCCAGCGCGGCCTGGACACCTACGGGTCGCGGTCCCTCGTGGTGGGCGGCATGGCCGTGCTTGCCGCCGCGGACAAGGTCATCGACAAGGCCAAGGTGGTGGCCGCGCACCTGATGGAGGCCAGCGAGGACGACATCGAATTCTCCGCCGGGGCCTTCACCGTCAAGGGCACGGACAGGTCCACCTCGCTCGGGGAAATCGCCCTGGCCACGTTTGCCGCGCACAACCTGCCGGACGGTTTTGAGCCGAACCTGGATTCGGACGCCACCTTCGATCCGGTCAGTTTCTCCTTCCCCCACGGCACCCACCTGGCGGCCATGGAGGTGGACACCGAAACCGGGGCGGTGCACATCCGCAAATACGTGTGCGTCGATGACATAGGGGTGGTGGTGAACCCGCTGATCGTCGAGGGCCAGGTGCACGGCGGGCTGGCCCAGGGCATCGCCCAGGCGCTCTACGAGGAGGCCGTGTACGACGACGCCGGCACCCTCGTCACGGGATCGTTCGTGGACTACCTGGTCCCCAGCGCCCCGGACCTGCCGCACTACATCACGGGGCGCACGGAGACCCCGTCCACCACCAACCAGCTCGGCGCCAAGGGCGTGGGCGAGGCCGGCACCATCGCCTCCACCCCCGCCATCGTCAACGGCGTGCTCGACGCCGTGCGGCACCTGGGCGTGAAGGACATCTTGATGCCGTGCTCGCCGTCGCGGGTCTGGCGTGCGCTGGAAGAGGCCAAAACCGCCGGCACCAACACCACAGGAGGAGTGCAATGA